Part of the Mya arenaria isolate MELC-2E11 chromosome 8, ASM2691426v1 genome, tgatcggtctttaaatatgcatgtttatttatcatttaaatacaatatggtCAAAAATCAAAAACCATAATTAAGACACAGCCATTTTTTTCTCAGGAATTCTCTAGGAAAAAAGTGAGTCCTATACACAGTCAACCTGGTAcaattcagaaaataaaatttccTGTTTTGGGGTTATAGTGCCTTTCACATGTACTTCTTTATCTAAGCCTTTATGAACAAAAAAGACTGGTTAGTGCTTAAATTAAATCTGAACCAAACCTAGACACATAAAACCTTATTGTCATACTTACTGAAGGATTTTCATCAGCCAGTCCGTTCCTAATCAGTTCTGTATGTACAGAAAACTTGTTAATGATGGTGCGTGTTTCCCCAAGCTTTAATCGCATCACGAGAGGGTCCAGCCAGAGGCGATGACCGAGACGTAACACAATCTTGCCCTCCATTTCTCGACCATGAAGTTCCGTATGCACAAACACACTTGCCTGTTGGAAACGGAACAATGAAAGAATATGCTAATTAGCTCAATACAGGAAACACAAGCTGATTGCTCATGATGTTTAAATTTATGAAGTtatgtgtttaaatgcaattgTGTGTGAAAATGCAGTGATTTGTGAGAATGCAGTTTTATGAGAATGCAATTGTGTGTGAGAAATGCAGTTTTATGTGAGAATGCAGCTGGGTGTTTGAATGCAATTGTGTGTAAAAATGCAGTGATTTGTGAGAAAGCAGTTTTATGAAAGAATGCAGCTGTGTGTGAGAATGCAATTGTATGTGAGAATGCAGCtgtgtgtgagaatgcagttgtgTGTTAGAATGCAGTTTTAtgtgagaatgcagttgtggttgagaatgcagttgtgtgtgagaatgcagttttATGTGAGAATGCAGCTGTGTGTGAGAATGCAATTGTGTGTGGGATTGCagttttatgtgaaaatgcagctgtgtgtgagaatgcagttttatataagaatgcagCTGTGTTTGAGAATGCAGTTGTGGTTGAGAATGCAGTTTTATGTGAGAATGCAGCTGTGTGTGGGAATGCAGTTTTATGTGAGAATGCAGCtgtgtgtgagaatgcagttttatgtgagaatgcagctgtgtgtgagaatgcagttgtgTGTGAAAATGCAGTGATTTGTGAGAATGCAGCTGTGTGTGAGAATGCAATTGTGTGTGGGAATGCAGTTTTATGTGAGAATGCAGTTCTGGTTGAGAATGCAGTTGTGTGTGAAAATGCAGTGATTTGTGAGAATGCAGCTGTGTGTGAGAATGCAATTGTGTGTGGGAATGCAGTTTTATGTGAGAATGCAGCTggtgtgagaatgcagttgtgTGTTAGAGTGCAGTTTTAtgtgagaatgcagttgtggttgagaatgcagttgtgtgtgagaatgcagttttatgtgagaatgcagttgtgGTTGAGAATGCAGTTTTATGTGAGAATACAGCTGTGTGTGGGAATGCAGTTTTATGTGAGAATGCAGCtgtgtgtgagaatgcagttgtgTGTGAAAATGCAGTGATGTGTGCGTATGCAGATGTGTGTGAGAATCAAGAAGTATGTGAGAATGAAGTGATATGCAAGAATGCAGTAGTTTAAGAGAAAACAGTAGTTTATGAGGATGCAGAATGTAGTGATGTGTGTGAGAAAACCAGAATGCAGTGAGGTGTGAGAATGCAATCATGTGTTAACATGAAGTAATGTCTGAAAATCTAGTTATCCATTCAGAGAGCACAATTATGTTCAAACCTTGACTGTCCATTTAATGTCCTTGTCTTTCGGCTTCACTCTTCCTAGAAACACCTCCACTGCCTTGGAAATAGAgatgtatgtacatgtttatggaTGTATCATGCAGTTCATAACATctataacattattatgaaaCGTAATcacaatcattaaaataaacacaacccTGCAAGACATACAATGGTTACCGGTAATATGCTTTTTGAAATTGCTCAAATTCTAAAGTTTACAGCAGGACTAGTTACACATCTTCATGTCAGGCACTAGTGTAAGAAGTGGGGATTGTTCAGTCAAATTGTCATATTTAGACATGGTATGAATGGTGTGAGAGTCCTCTCAGAGATTCACTTCATGCTTTAACTCATCTCTTGGAGGTTGTCAGACCTGCTAATTTAAAGCATTGAATTTTGAAACTTTaggataatcatatttattccaCGAAAGACATTTCCGAAGTAAAGTAATTATTGTTGATTTATGTATATCACAGTAGGAAATCTGGGAAAGATCCCTAAATTACTCAGAACTGTCCCATTACTGGATAAGCCACGACTCTCATGTCAAGGTACAGCTTATACAGGTTGTAGGCTGACCAATCAACACAACAACATCCCCAACTTATTCAGAACTGTTCCATTACCTGAAAGGCAATAGCTCTCAAATCCCCAGGCAGCTTATACAGTTTGAAGACCGGAATCTGTTCTAACCTACCACTGTCAATAAACATGATCTGAAACACACATAGCAATCCTGATTAAGTATGGCCTACAGTCTCTTCCAacatttgttatcaatttttAATCGAATaccttgaacagtttttgagtcATGGCCAaggtttatgtttttgaaagtgGAAGTTAATGATGCCACTCCCTCGACACTGCCTACAAGaataacaccaaggctatgacataacatatattttcattcctatgaagttaaTATGTAGCAACACAGATAAGGCGATGTTGCAGCCCTACAggattttaaaacacattttagaacacattttatagtcaaaaaacatctttttattaattgtattcatcagttttgcaaatgtttttatcaatttttcaaacttaaatgcaatttatttaaattaagtcTGTGATGATCACTTTTAATTAAAGCATACACATACAAACTAATGTAATAGAAATTGAATATTTCCATCATACCACGGCATCAGTGGTTGCAGCCCCTTTTTCATGGCTCCCTTGCTCTTTCAACTGTAGAACCTGCACCCTATAGTtcatcaaacattatttcaatcagGAGGATATTTGTAAAGTAaatcagggttcgaatttaactttgaggagcactcgcaaaatgaaaaatcaacttgccattttatttgttttatttattcccttataatattgtctaatttaaGTAGATattaacacctaagacatattatgaatataaaaaagtatcaatcttgagtgactcgactactagaacttgttgatggcttaaattatttttgggGGGTACGGATGACTCATCAGATGCTGgccgctttttgataacaaagctgtccaataatttgacattgttaacTTTGAGGGGGGTATATTTACCTtcgccatcgggtaatacccattcggcgaacacgctacagatttcattaactgattattaaaaacaataacactataaatttagaataaataaaagcaacagtaaatgtagcgtggatgctttggactataaaatatatcaaagtcTATTCACTTTGGCAGTTGAGTGgatatattcaaaggttgatggggtttacatatagtgcgcgaaagtgctatttttagccaatgattgagctaggtgataacgtcatttgtattcactttgtattatgcacgcctcggagcatcccggagaGATTcaagataaaactcggccttttccgtatttgtcctatttttgaaaacttacttgagcgtgactccgtactgtcttctctttactggtagtgtaaacatgccacttataggttgtttacactcgactatgTAGCGcagttaagttcatgtttattctactttccttttaacatttagtggtctagaaaaagccactcacAGAATTTTGCCAGCTTGAaaaaaagtcactcgcaatttgcaaatgtcgctcgcattttgcgagtatgcgagtctaaattctaACCCTGTAAATTTCCCCCTATTCACATCATGGCAATATGTTTAATCTCCATGTGTTGAACAGTAATGGTGAGTTCAAAATCCTATTAGCGGTTGAAGAGAAATGGAGCATAGTCATATGAACTTTTATGAGtaagtgtgatcttgaccttaaaCTTAGCTGGTAGTAAAATGCCTATGCACATTGtttcaatatggtgaacatttctggtaaaaaaattttttatctttaaagcaGTTCAATAGATATGGAGTGGACATGAAAAGTattcatatgacctttgacttcTTAGCATGGACTTTATCAACTCAGATGGTAACGTAACAAGTGCTCTGCATATTTACTTAATATGGCAAACATTTGTGgtgagttatttcaaaatccatcAAGCTGTTCAATTCATACCGAGCGTACACAAAATATGACATCTAAATATgacatatgacctttgacctgtaagcataaccttgaccttgaactacTGGTTGAAACATTCACTTTGAACATTGTCTCAATATGATGAACAAGCAAGTCAAGAGATTGACCTTCGACTTCTAAGTGTGACCGTGACCTTAAACGGACCCACTTGTAACATGCGTTCTACAGGTCATCTCAATATGTGAAACagttcaaatttcaaaatcctttTAATGGTTCAAGCAATATGGAGTGGACACAATttgagacagacagacagatggacagacaactcaagtaaaatcaaaatatgttgcCTGATTTAAGGAGAAGACACAATTACGTAAGTGAGTGTGTAAGTGAATAGAGTTGTTGTTTGTCTGAAGGTTAGATAATGCACATTGTCACCTTAATGCAAAACTcactatctgcttctttatatatacatgtatgtacttatTGAGTGTTTGCCCTAAGGTGACGAGGATGTTAGCTCTTGACTACCTGCCTAGTTGTAAATGTTCCAACTTTAATGTCAATGtttcgacaaaaaaaaaagaaaacacattgttttctgCATGTTCataaacaaattacaaatttacTAGTTGAAATTGATGTGTATagtcattgaaaataaaaagagattatttttttttatcaattaggAAATGCTCAAAAACTGACAAtctgaatatttcttttaacaagAGCTGACGTAAGACAGCAcactcgactacgccgctttgacttagaagtgaatacaataatgatgtaatattaccaagtttggtctcttttcGTCAAACGTAACTAAATTATTCAacacataaggtgactttgatgctgccctgccctgaaaatgtggttaaaaatatacaaatatgccttttaaaagaaatccaatgaaattaaataaaaaaaatcataattattaagggttaaaatggagtaatatttcttgttgtaagatggtcgtaaataatttttaattttattaagggtacattgaatgaaatgtatagaagttttttttattaaaatcccaacttgtccTTAAatttaacttgccctaaaactttaacctaagtcaatcaggggccataagatgtattaaggataatattgTGTCATGTAAcgtcattgggtgatggtcctaaacaataatgttaagtattaagtcaattgaatgaagggtatagaagttattaataaatatcccaacttgccctaaaactttaacctaagtttcatagtcaatcaggggccctaatttgtataaaagataatatggagttatctaacctcttTATGTGATGgatctgaacatctgtgtgaagtattaagtcaattgaatgaatggtattggagttttaagtgaaaatcccaacttgccctaaatcttgaacctgccctaaaactttaacctaagtcaatcaggggccataacttgtattaaggataatatggagttatgtaacgtcattgtgggatggtcctgaacaattgtgtgaagtattaattcaattgaacaaagggtatagaagttattataaatatcccacctgccctaaaactttatcctaggttccatagtcaatcaggggccataatctgtgtaaaggataatatggagttatctaacctcatcatgtgatggccttgaacaactgtgtgaagtatcaagtcaattgaatgaagggtatgggacttataagtgaaaatcccaacttgccctaaaactttaacaggAAGTCGATGCctacgctggggcgagtagtatagcccctctgattcttcgaatagtcaagctaaaaacaatattaactgagcaatttgtgctcaggtgagctaataaataataaaattatgtcttGTAAATATCTTCATCCGAGAAACTGGTATTTGATAgtaaacaacaatttttttttttttaaagttatatatctattttgtCCTATGTTcaaaaaacataatacattcttgtttatgatattaaagGAACCTCTTACCTAAAGAACATCTCATTTTCCTGATATCCACAAATTTCACCAATCCTGGCACCAGCTGTGGAAAATAAAATGTACGAGGTACAAACATACCATAATATATGTACCTGGTAAGTTAAAAATATCTGTGATACAAGTTGgattgcattttgatataaaatacttGAATGACTATGTTTTGGGCATGAGAATACATTCCTATGCtgaaaacacaataattaaGTATCATTCATCAATATAGGTTAGAAGCAAATTTTGGTCATCAATTATGGTTTTAATCCAATTTCCAATCCCTAGCAGTGCAACACCCATGCAGAGCTGATGGTGCTTTAGCATGATAAAAGAACAGAGAAAATAGCTGTTACAAGAGGCAACAAATATTGTGCTGGGACATATTCAGACTGAGTTTCTAGAAGATTGGATTAACTCTGTTCAATGAAAGGAATACCAAGTCTACTCACAGTGCCGTTTCTGGTGAGCCTGATCACTGTACCAGAGGGCAAGGTTCATCTGTAGCTTAGAAAAGTCAGCCGATAAATCCTCCATCTTGCCCCCCTCCAACCTCCTCACCCCTAGAACTCTCACAAAGTAGTGGCTAGCATCTATTACATGGGTCACCAGAACCTGCAGACAactatcatattattattttgtgattACAAAAGTGTTACAGACGCCAAATTTATTCTATTCAAAATTGTTCCGGGTCGTTTTCATATCTAATCTTGTTCTGCCAAGAATTctattattttaacaacttttatcATGGCCCAACCAAgagtatttcatttaattttcgaCTAAAAATTATATAACCTTTTTTTGGAGAAGacatgaaaacataaatgttcacagtaatcaataatacaaaaataacaacacatgtCCTAATCATCTAACAAGCATGCAACAGGAATGGACAATATTATGCACAAAATCATCAACCTTGATCTCCCCTTCATTTGGCAGCCAGTCTGTACTTGGGTGGACATCCACATCAGGCATCACTGAATGGCGGTATCGGCACCTCCAAACATCCCTGAAGATCAAGCAATGTTTTATACTCAGTGATCAAGTTGTCATGTCTTAATGGACCAAGTTCTTtattgtcatgttatcatgGACCAAGttctttgttgtcatgttaCCATGGATCGAGttctttgttgtcatgttatcatgggcagagttctttgttgtcatgttatcatggacagagttctttgttgCCATTTTATCATGGACTGAGTTTtttgttgtcatgttatcatTTACAGAGTTCTTTATTGTCATGTTAACATGGACCGAGttctttgttgtcatgttatcatgGACTGAGTTCTTTATTGTCATGTTAACATGGACCGAGTTCTTTGTTGTCATTTTAACATGGACCGAGttctttgttgtcatgttatcatTTACAGAGTTCTTTATTGTCATGTTAACATGGACCGAGttctttgttgtcatgttatcatgGACTGAGTTCTTTATTGTCATGTTAACATGGACCGAGTTCTTTGTTGTCATTTTAACATGGACCGAGttctttgttgtcatgttatcatggactgagttctttgttgttgtgttatcattgactgagttctttgttgttatgttaatattgacagagttctttgttgttatgttatcatggacagagttctttgttgttgtgttaatattgacagagttctttgttgttatgttatcatggacagagttctttgttgttatgttatcatggacagagctctttgttgttatgttatcattgacagagttctttgttgttgtgttatcatggacagagttctttgttgttgtgttatcatggacagagttctttgttgtcatgttatcatgGACTGTGTTCTTTGGTGTCAAGTTGTCACTGTCTGAGTTCTTTGTTTTGAGTTGTTGAGTTATCATGGACTTATCATGAATTAAGGCTATATAAGTTAGTAATCATGGACAGAGATctttgttgttaaaaaatcatgGACTTAGACTTTCTTTATTATCAAGTTATCCtggactgaggtctatgttgtcaagtaacCACTGTCTGAGTTCTATGTTGCCAATTACGGTAATCATGGCCGGAGTTCTTAGTTGTCAAGTTATCATGGACCGagtctgttgttgttgtgttaaaATAGACAGACTTTTTAGTAGTCAAATTATTCTGAACTGAATTCTTTGTTGACAAGTTACTATGTACTCAGCCTTTAGATATCATGGTATGATGGACTGTGTCGTTGATATCAAATTTTCATGGGtaaaaaattattataacaagagctgtcacagagacagcacactcgactattccgccgcttttcagtgtaaggattaaaaagttttggcaaaacatgcatggatcactgttatattagatttcaatgcaatacatggtgtgctgagatattaacataaatgtggttatatGCAAActtgtaataataaagggccattatttgcaaaatacagttatctaacttggttatttaatAAGGTtaggtggttgaataccattgtataaagtctcaatgcaatacatcaagtagttgctgagatactgtcctatgtgtgctaacatgcaagaccttaaccagaatttctaagtcacataataaaggtgcaaaatttatataatatgaaagatagagttatcttacttgattaaataagaaggtaaaatggttgggagcctgtgtgtaaagtttcaatgcaatacatgatgtatttgctgaggtattgacttaaaagtggtaacatgcaaaaccttaaccagaatttctatgtcgaataaaaaaggggccattatttgaattaaatgcaaactagagttatcttacttgattatttaagtagattgaatggttgagtaccattttataaagtctcaatgcaatacctcaagcagttgctgagatactgtcatatgtgtgctaacatgcaagaccttaaccagaatttctaagtcacataataaaggtgcaaaaattatataatatgaaagatagagttatcttacttgattaaataagaaggtaaaatggttgggagcctgtgtgtaaagtttcaatgcaatacatgatgtatttgctgaggtattgacttaaaagtggtaacatgcaaaaccttaaccagaatttctatgtcgaataaaaaaggggccattatttgaattaaatgcaaactagagttatcttacttgattatttaagtagattgaatggttgagtaccattttataaagtctcaatgcaatacctcaagcagttgctgagatattaacctatgtgtgcttgcatgcaaaaccttaaccagaatttctaaatcaaataataaaggcctattatttgcattaaatgcaaacaatagttatctaacttggttaattaagtaggttggatggttgagtaccattgtatcaagtctaaatgcaatacctcaagtagttgctgagatattaacctgtgtgcttgcatgcaaaaccttaaccaaggggtgacgccaacgccgacgcttgggtgagtagtatagctctccttattcttcgaatggTCGAGCTTAAAAGTTGGATTAAAATACCATTAAACAGACAGCATTATTAGTTAAACTGTTAAAAGCTGAGGGttttggaaattaaaatatacatcCAGGTATCTTTATACCTTACATGAACAACCCTGACATACATGATAGTTGACAGAagcatttataattaaaattcacTAAACATTTGAAATGTGTACCTGCAGACACCAAAAGCAAGTTTTTGGTCACATAGATCACGACTTTCGTCCTCTTCATGTCTctgataaaagaaaaatataaaatattagacTTTGCTTCCACTTTTTATCTAAACTACTAACAGCAACATTCAAATGAGCTTAATTTACAAAAACGCATAAGAGCTGTCGTAGGACAGTGCACACGACTATAGGTCTCTTTGTCTTATAAATGAATGTAATAATggtgtaatatgtgcctgtcaaaagcaattaaacaagagctgtcacagtatgtgacgaatgcccccgaatgtgacattgacctacgaacaaggtcagtacatgaaaagttgatcttgcctttacgtgtcaaatacatatggcaagttattttaaattgcctctgaacataaaaaaataccacccatacttgacaacctacactgttatgtccttacattcagaattcccttgtgaataaacacttagtgtatctttcaccttagaggtcgggacatgggtcttgcacacgacacgtcgtcttcgtatgtggaacacatgtagcaagttattttaaaatctgtccatacaagggaaagttacagcccggacacgacaacctatactctatgtccttatatgcagcactccattgtaaataaacactaagtgtgaccttgacctttgaggtagggacacgggtcttgcacgcgacacgtcgtcttggtatgtggaacacatgtggcaagttattttaaaatctgtccatacaagagaaagttacagcccggacacgacaacctatactctatgtccttatatgcagcactccattgtaaataaacactaagtgtgaccttgacct contains:
- the LOC128242718 gene encoding putative ATP-dependent RNA helicase TDRD12, which codes for MNLALWYSDQAHQKRHSGARIGEICGYQENEMFFRVQVLQLKEQGSHEKGAATTDAVIMFIDSGRLEQIPVFKLYKLPGDLRAIAFQAVEVFLGRVKPKDKDIKWTVKASVFVHTELHGREMEGKIVLRLGHRLWLDPLVMRLKLGETRTIINKFSVHTELIRNGLADENPSHLERLFKMIQGKVHIPRALMIKTK